In Rhodamnia argentea isolate NSW1041297 chromosome 5, ASM2092103v1, whole genome shotgun sequence, the DNA window CTATAGAAACATAGACATGTGTCAATAGGTGCAAGGTTGTATAGGCAAAAAGGAGAGCTATACAAAGACAACACTGGCCGGACCAGAGCATCAACCTACACAATCGCTAGACAGCGGTATATATATCACCGAaacaaaaaggccaaaacagtAGCCAAATCCCAGCAGAAAAGGACGGGACAGTACATTAAGACACCACCGAACGGTCCCCGAAGATGGACTCGGATATACCCCACTTCGACCGGATACGCCTATTGCGCGGATTGTCCTCAATGCCGACAAAGGTGAGACCTTTGTCCCTTACTACCTTTTGTAGATGCTTGATGATGCCCGGTATAAATAGCGTCTTCTGTCTAAAGATGATGTTGTTTCTTTCAGACCCGATGAGATGACAAAGTGCTTCAAGAGAGAAACGTGCAACACAATGGGGGAAGGTATTACCTCCCAACCGAGGAACAATCCAACGCAAAAAATCCTGCCATGGCTGGTTGGTCCACGAGACATTACACTTAGAAGCCCAGAATAAAGCAAGTGAAGAAGTAACCGAACATCCAAAGAATAGATGGTTTAAAGAATCTGGTCTAAGATGGCAAAAGGCACATGATCCTTCAGAGATCCCGTGATAATTGAGCGATAAAACTTGACTTGGCAATCGATTACGAGTTGCAAGCCACAATAGAAAGGCATGTCTCGGTGCAATGGCTTTATCCCAAATAAACGAATGCCAATACACCACTTGACCCCGTGCTCTAACAACTTCCCAGGCCGACGAAACGGAGAAAGAACCTAAGGAATTGCCTTGCCAAATCATGCTATCCTGTCTATCATCGGTAAACACTGGAGCAGCAACACCCCAACCTGTAAGTGTTTCCAAAACAGAGGAAGGCTGCCAAGAGGAGGTGAAGAAGACTCGCACAGATGCATTACGAGGGACACCGGAACGGAAAATATCTCTATTGGTGAATAACCTGTATAGTGGGCCTCGATCATGCCATTGATCAAACCAAAAGGAGGTGGATAAGCCATTTCCAATTCTCCACTTAAAGTACATATACAACTCGGCCCGCAAATCCAGCAGCTTCTTCCATGACCAAGAACAGAGAGTAGGTTTAGGGACAACCCAAAAATTCTTGTTCCATGACCAAGAACACGATAAtggttttccttttatttttcttttctttactttttcagttttttaCCTGGCTTAGGGCTGCAAGGGCATCATGGCCCTTGCCAAATTTGAACGAGGGGTTGCGCGCCCTTGCCTTGGTCGGCAAGCGTCGGCCAatgacccttgccggccctaagtgaaaaaaaaaaagtaaaaaagaaaagaaaaattaaaaaattattataaaattgttaaaatatgtccacattagcgccgaccgtcctacgtgacacgacaTGCTTACACGTCAGCGATTTCGagttaaaattggccgaattgacaaaaaattgagTCCTTTTTGATAGTTTTCCCTTTAATTGTGTAGTCCCAAAATGCCATCACTAACAGATATAAAAGCCACTTAATATCCAGGTCTCATCCAGTGCGTCAATGTCGTCCTAAGATAAGTGAACCCAGTCTATTCCTAAATCCCCACAGAGATCAAAGTAGTTCAAAGAATAAAGAATGATTCGAATGTTGCTTGGTTCATCATCAGGGTTTCCTCCTTCACAAAAGGATGGCTTTCAGTGCATCTTTCACATAGGGGTACTTGAATGGGAACCCCAGCTCCTTGGCTCTAGCAGGGACCACCTTTTGTCCGTCCAAAACCTGCGACAAACTCGGGCTCAATTAACTGCAAGGAGAGAAGACTGCATATGTAATCAAGGGGAGAAATCCTCACCACACAAGCACCTTCTCCGAGCACCGCTTTGAGGGCAAATTCTGGAACGGGCAACCAAGAGGGCCGGCCTAATACCTCTCCCAGCTGTCCACACAATTCTGCCAAGCGTACCGGATTCGGCGCAGTCCCATTGATAACTCCTGTTAAACCTTGCTATCTTagcaaaaatagagaaaaaggtGTACCGCTTTCAAGTATTATGTGAGATGAAAGGTCATCCCTACGAACTGTCTGCTAGCTGAATTATAACACTAAAACATCAAAGCTTCACCTTTGTAAGATGGATTGATTAGAGCTTCATATATCAGGTTTACTAAGTCATCCACGTGAATCCATGAAAACCTACACAAGGATACTAACTATTGGTTTCTCAAACAATAGAGTAAGCCGCATTTCAATTACATAAAGGCACAAACATACAACGAAACGGTAATTAGTTAAAGGAACAAAAAAGCGCAGGTATACAAGATAAAACCATTGGAACAAATCCGATGCTACTATTTCTCCATGCTTCTTGCTTTACAGAGCGGAACAGGAGCAACGATATGAAAACTACGTCCATAAGTAGGAAAATATTTGGCATAAAATATTCAGAAATCAGTACCATTGTCGGCCAGAGCCCAATGGTCCACCAGCGAACATCATGAAGAGAGGGACCATTTTAGCTGCAGGGTATCACAAACAGAAGTAAGCAACTTAACAGTCGTTCCACAAAAAACAAACGGAACTAGCGGAAGTCCTTAAATGCAGAAAGTGTATACTTTTTCCTACAAAAAGTATTAGAACTAAAGTGCCAAACTAacacaagttttagtacttcTGCTGTTATTATCCCTATCTCATTGAATCAGCCCAATTGATGGGGGGTGTTAAATATAGTCAATAAAAGACAAGGACCTCATCACCCTTTAAGAATGAAACTATCAAGAGGAAAATCATGAGGCAGATAGCTGGCAAGTCAGAAAACAGATAGAAAGCTCATAATACCTAAAGCACCACCATCTTTACCAAGAACAACACCTATACGGATAAGGGCAACCCTGACATCCTTGTTCACTTTGAGAGCCGTTGCCTCCCATATTCTACAGACCTGCACAAAAATGCTTCAATAGATAAAGCACTTGCTAGACTTGATTATTGTGCACAGCAGCAAGAAACTAACACGAACTTCTCTTGACATATGTTCTCCACAAGACaaacattaattgaaaatttggcaTCCTCTAACAACAGAAGAACAAAAACCATCTGCATTTAAGATAATGTTAGAAGCTGGGAAAGAAAGTCTAATTGTGTTCAATCATTTCAATGGTCGCACAAGACTTATGATCCTTTCATCAgattttttcctctattttgattttcttagaTTACAAATTCTCATAAATGTGAAAATCAAAACGAAATAAAAAGCTCAAGTCGTGCGATCTGTTATCACAAGAATGGACATGTGTCATTCCTCCATAAGCCCATAGTTGAACTTGTCAAATGCCATCTAGCTAATGCCTACCAAGGAAAACATGACTAGGTCTGTATATGTCATGACTTGCCAAGTGCAGGTTTTTGTACTTACCAAAAACAGGACATAGCAATATAGCAGTTAAAGAATACTGGACAAGCCGAACACATAAAAGGACATTCCAATGCACGAGGCATTAAGCACATATTATTGACATAGAAATATCAGGATTGATAGTTTGAGAGACTGACCAGACGAGAATGCCTCAATGGTTTGAATTTCACTAGTACTACAATCAAGCAGGAGTGTCCCCTTCATATCAACACTGACTCTCACCAGAGGAAGGTTGCAAATTAATGGAAATTAATTTTAGTTTCATCTACAAAAGCTCATTGGGGTAAAAGCCATTACTTAATTCCGTGTCACAAACTTGGAACGATAGTACAGGGCAGGGAATTCATCTTTCTAGAGGTTAAGTTATCACTGAATCCCTGATAAATCAAAATGTTAAACTAAATGAATGGACAGGAGCAGGGTAGGCATGATGAAGATGTTTGGAAAAGGGAAGGCATAATGCAAAGATGCTAGTATCTGAGTCCCAGATGTAACCACTATGAAAAAACTTTCAAGGCCTCGCATCACTAtttgttcttgtttcttttgagTAGAAGAGGATATATGCGTGCTATAACGTAGGAGTATGGCTAATTAGAAGCTATTCGTGTTTTGCAATTCAAAATTGTAAATCTGAAGCAAGAACTTAAGGCGACAATGTCACAGTTTACCTGATCAAGAGCAATAGAAATATCATATTTGTACATGATCCCCACAAAAATTCTTGACTTCATTCAACACAAGATGAGAATAAGAATATAATATGACTGAATGACCAACCTCAGCCAAGTAATCATTTCCCGATGGACTACGCTCATCGAACACTTGTGTTTCACTGGTGCCTGAAGATTtggaagtaaaaaaacaaatagatgACCAGGTTCACGTGAAGGGTCAAGAGTGTCCATTTGTAATCAGACTAAGTGCAATTCAAACACCAGAGAGTAAAGGCAATTTAAGAAGTAATGAGTAGATTGTCGGAACATTCATGCCCACGTCTCTATCACGATTACTCAAATAGTCAACTCAACAAACTGCTGACTACTTATTGAATGGATCTTCTTCCTAACCTTGTTTTTTTCTAGCATGAAGATATAGAATTCTTTCAGTGGTTAAGGGATTCACTCCTTTCcattcaatggaaaaaaaactCGAACAGTGGCAACATCCGACTCAGGTATTCAATGCGTTAACACTTTGCTACTTTATTAGATTCTCATTTGCAAGAATCGAAACCATTATGAAGTTTACCATTCATGAAGCATAAAGAAGTATAATCCCTCCAAATATAATCACAAGGCTGTGACAAGCCATTATGCATGTCCAGGTATGCATGGTCCCAGGATACACTGATATTGCTTCACGCAGATAATAAACTACCATGACAAATTATCTCCAGACAATAGCCTGTTTTAACAATGAGACCTCCAGTTTTCCAGCCACAACAACATAATTAACATTTAGATTTTCTCTCCAGCCCAAAACAAATTATTCGTTTGATTTTGCTTCGGAGTCTCCATATCATATGAGTGATAATATACAGCTTTTTGACAAAACACATGCACAGTAAATGAGTGCTACCATGCTATGTTTAGCGTAGCAGTCACCAGAAGAACAGTAGAAATGGGATCAGAAAGAGACCGTAGTACCCAGCAGCAGTTGCGCTGACCAAAACAGTAGGCCGATTTTCTTCTGGGGATGCATTTATGTAATCTACAACCTTGAGTCATTGAAACAATTATGTGAACAACCAAGAAACATAATCTGATAATGCTATTCCCCTTTGGATTAGTAACTTCATTCTACGGTGAAATATGAATCCCGACTTCATGTCGTGATGTTATGGCTCAAAAGAGGCTACAGAATATACCGATGGAAAAAGGGGAAATGTTTTCTGACCTTTGAGGTAACCCTAATTCTGCTgtcttttatctcttttttgatctgcaaaaaatattgaaaatcaCAGCATGCCTGATATGCAGATAAACCATTTCATTTAGTGGCATGACTAACTGAAGGAAGACAGGTGTCAAAAACCATGAGATACAGTACCTATGCTTCAAGTACCATTCCCTTTTCTCATATTCTTTACAGATACGTAAATCCTTGTCTTAatccattttttccttttgtataGTTTTTTGTGGTGACATTTATAAAAACTTAGATGCACAGAAATGACACATTTAACACATCATGTGAGCTGAAACTAGAAAGATCATTCACAATGTATCGGGAACATAATAACTCAGAGtgtgtttgtttcgcagaaaatgaatgatttggaaaatatttttctaaatatgaTCACTTGTgccacttataaaaatgaatgaacgtaTATTTTCGTCATCCACGAAAAtgcttagacataaattattgttgataatgaaaacatttttcactgactaattattttaagcactACAAAAGACT includes these proteins:
- the LOC115729993 gene encoding epimerase family protein SDR39U1 homolog, chloroplastic isoform X3, coding for MVVAKAAALTWTHSVSPSLHIPQSFSVRDARRFRPFCASDQSQKVPVSGFRENEMIVSITGATGFIGRRLVQRLRADNHTVQVLTRSRSRAELIFPVKDYPGLIVVEEPKWKNCIQMSKAVVNLAGMPISTRWSSEIKKEIKDSRIRVTSKVVDYINASPEENRPTVLVSATAAGYYGTSETQVFDERSPSGNDYLAEVCRIWEATALKVNKDVRVALIRIGVVLGKDGGALAKMVPLFMMFAGGPLGSGRQWFSWIHVDDLVNLIYEALINPSYKARFNRSYQWDCAESGTLGRIVWTAGRGIRPALLVARSRICPQSGARRRCLCGFGRTKGGPC
- the LOC115729993 gene encoding epimerase family protein SDR39U1 homolog, chloroplastic isoform X1 gives rise to the protein MVVAKAAALTWTHSVSPSLHIPQSFSVRDARRFRPFCASDQSQKVPVSGFRENEMIVSITGATGFIGRRLVQRLRADNHTVQVLTRSRSRAELIFPVKDYPGLIVVEEPKWKNCIQMSKAVVNLAGMPISTRWSSEIKKEIKDSRIRVTSKVVDYINASPEENRPTVLVSATAAGYYGTSETQVFDERSPSGNDYLAEVCRIWEATALKVNKDVRVALIRIGVVLGKDGGALAKMVPLFMMFAGGPLGSGRQWFSWIHVDDLVNLIYEALINPSYKGVINGTAPNPVRLAELCGQLGEVLGRPSWLPVPEFALKAVLGEGACVVLDGQKVVPARAKELGFPFKYPYVKDALKAILL
- the LOC115729993 gene encoding epimerase family protein SDR39U1 homolog, chloroplastic isoform X4, with translation MVVAKAAALTWTHSVSPSLHIPQSFSVRDARRFRPFCASDQSQKVPVSGFRENEMIVSITGATGFIGRRLVQRLRADNHTVQVLTRSRSRAELIFPVKDYPGLIVVEEPKWKNCIQMSKAVVNLAGMPISTRWSSEIKKEIKDSRIRVTSKVVDYINASPEENRPTVLVSATAAGYYGTSETQVFDERSPSGNDYLAEVCRIWEATALKVNKDVRVALIRIGVVLGKDGGALAKMVPLFMMFAGGPLGSGRQWFSWIHVDDLVNLIYEALINPSYKDSKV
- the LOC115729993 gene encoding epimerase family protein SDR39U1 homolog, chloroplastic isoform X2, whose protein sequence is MVVAKAAALTWTHSVSPSLHIPQSFSVRDARRFRPFCASDQSQKENEMIVSITGATGFIGRRLVQRLRADNHTVQVLTRSRSRAELIFPVKDYPGLIVVEEPKWKNCIQMSKAVVNLAGMPISTRWSSEIKKEIKDSRIRVTSKVVDYINASPEENRPTVLVSATAAGYYGTSETQVFDERSPSGNDYLAEVCRIWEATALKVNKDVRVALIRIGVVLGKDGGALAKMVPLFMMFAGGPLGSGRQWFSWIHVDDLVNLIYEALINPSYKGVINGTAPNPVRLAELCGQLGEVLGRPSWLPVPEFALKAVLGEGACVVLDGQKVVPARAKELGFPFKYPYVKDALKAILL